Proteins encoded together in one Ogataea parapolymorpha DL-1 chromosome III, whole genome shotgun sequence window:
- a CDS encoding AB hydrolase superfamily protein, translating into MSPYSVTLNPDYSWPEPLSELPLKIHPSMAGKLDPEYVKFFEEELCNRPDILETHKFPLAKTKAGGNVIPGQAPPKEMAQIYDIQIPRKHTSAEKPIPARVFVPQGTAPAAGWPCTVWYHGGGWVLGGIDTENSYCTHLADNARCLVITVDYRLAPEFPFPACVEDAFEALLYVMDTKDLPIDNTKVCVAGSSAGGNLAAIMTHKYASSPLSKKYPPLKFQMLVVPVTDNSATGETQPSWRENEHTPQLPAAKMLWYRQLYLPLAGETLTTPESSPLFYPDESFKNVPSAFIAAAECDVLRSEAEAYNEKLVKNGIDSHITIYKGVPHTAMVMNARLKQGADLVRDTTGAIKNAFYGN; encoded by the coding sequence ATGTCTCCCTACTCTGTCACCCTCAATCCCGACTACTCATGGCCCGAGCCACTGAGCGAGCTTCCGCTCAAGATCCATCCCTCAATGGCTGGCAAACTCGACCCGGAGTACGTGAAGTTCTTTGAGGAAGAACTGTGCAACAGACCAGACATTCTGGAGACACACAAGTTTCCGCTTGCAAAAACCAAGGCTGGTGGAAATGTGATCCCTGGACAGGCTCCGCCAAAAGAGATGGCACAGATCTACGACATTCAGATTCCTAGAAAACACACCTCGGCCGAGAAACCGATTCCCGCCAGGGTTTTCGTCCCCCAGGGCACTGCGCCCGCCGCGGGCTGGCCGTGCACCGTGTGGTACCACGGAGGCGGCTGGGTTCTTGGCGGCATCGACACGGAAAACTCATACTGCACGCATTTGGCCGACAACGCCCGCTGTCTCGTCATCACCGTCGACTACAGACTGGCTCCCGAGTTCCCGTTCCCTGCCTGTGTCGAGGACGCGTTTGAGGCCCTATTGTACGTCATGGACACCAAAGACCTTCCTATAGATAACACTAAAGTCTGTGTTGCTGGATCGTCCGCTGGCGGCAACCTGGCTGCCATCATGACGCACAAATACGCCAGCTCTCCTCTGAGCAAAAAGTACCCGCCCCTGAAATTCCAAATGCTGGTTGTTCCCGTGACAGACAACTCCGCGACGGGAGAGACACAACCGTCTTGGAGAGAAAATGAACACACTCCGCAGCTGCCTGCTGCCAAAATGCTGTGGTACCGTCAGTTATATCTGCCTCTTGCCGGAGAGACTCTGACGACTCCAGAGTCCAGTCCGTTGTTCTATCCGGATGAGAGCTTCAAGAACGTTCCGTCGGCATTTATTGCGGCTGCCGAGTGTGATGTGCTACGCTCTGAGGCCGAGGCATAtaacgagaagctggtcaAGAACGGTATTGACAGCCACATAACCATCTACAAAGGAGTGCCACACACGGCCATGGTGATGAATGCGCGCCTGAAGCAGGGCGCAGACCTGGTGAGGGATACGACAGGGGCGATCAAGAATGCGTTCTATGGGAATTAA
- a CDS encoding putative oxidoreductase, with protein MRCSVRGKTVLITGASAGIGLETARAFADEAEGDVRLVLTARRIDRLENTKTGLEEQYPQIKVFVAQLDIQKPDAVRQFVLSLPQEFSEIDILVNNAGVALGRDPVGTVDPAAVQTMLDTNVLGLITLTQEILPGMRKRNRGDIVNVGSIAGRAPYPGGAIYCATKAAVKYFTRSLRKELLDTKIRVMEVVPGAVDTELQLVRHGGVRSELEDKFMGDNPLEAVEIADFIVYACTRRETSVIAEAVIVPTYQSH; from the coding sequence ATGCGTTGTAGTGTCAGGGGAAAAACCGTGCTTATCACCGGTGCGTCTGCTGGAATTGGTCTTGAGACGGCGCGGGCGTTCGCCGACGAGGCAGAGGGTGACGTCAGACTAGTTTTGACGGCGAGACGAATCGACAGACTGGAAAATACTAAAACCGGCCTTGAGGAGCAGTATCCTCAGATAAAAGTATTTGTTGCCCAGCTAGACATCCAGAAACCGGATGCCGTGCGACAGTTTGTGTTGTCGTTGCCGCAGGAATTTTCCGAGATCGACATTTTGGTCAACAACGCCGGTGTCGCTCTGGGAAGAGATCCCGTGGGAACTGTCGATCCGGCCGCTGTACAGACGATGCTGGACACTAATGTGCTGGGTCTGATCACACTAACGCAGGAGATTCTCCCCGGTATGCGCAAACGGAACCGTGGCGACATTGTCAACGTTGGCTCGATCGCCGGCCGAGCACCGTACCCCGGGGGTGCGATATACTGTGCTACCAAGGCTGCGGTAAAGTATTTCACGcggagtttgagaaaagaACTGCTGGACACAAAAATTAGAGTTATGGAGGTGGTTCCGGGAGCAGTGGACACAGAACTACAGCTCGTGAGACACGGAGGAGTGCGGTCTGAGCTGGAGGATAAGTTTATGGGCGACAACCCGCTGGAGGCGGTCGAAATTGCAGACTTTATTGTCTACGCCTGCACAAGACGCGAAACCAGCGTCATTGCAGAGGCCGTCATCGTGCCTACCTATCAATCGCACTAA
- a CDS encoding D-serine dehydratase, translating into MKYPSELTDLSNKDELLKAYKGVSIESLPTPAFVVDRATFQRNSDKMLENAHNLGADFRAHVKTHKTLEGTALQLGTGKYKTDKIVVSTLREAWGLLPLISNGLIKDVLFSLPVVSSRLEELADLSTKVESLRLMVDNLEQLDILAAFSKKHSLSKKWSVFIKINMGTDRAGFLPSSISELLEKILKTDITQTVSLYGFYCHAGHSYTSRNFEQAQSFLISEISSVNEACKEALKFDNSLKLQMSVGATPTAHAAEKFDLSAVGQLFGNLELHAGNYPFCDLQQLATGCIEVSDVACKVIAEVVSAYPGRGSKAPGEQLINAGVIALARESGPLPGFGKIVSPPGYENWTVGRLSQEHGILTPVEEKDTKLIPTGTVVSIIPQHSCITAASYPWYYVVEDGNTVVDIWVPYRGW; encoded by the coding sequence ATGAAGTACCCATCTGAACTCACTGACCTGTCCAACAAAGACGAACTGCTCAAGGCCTACAAAGGCGTCAGCATCGAGTCCCTGCCTACACCCGCCTTTGTGGTCGACAGGGCAACCTTCCAGAGAAACTCGGACAAAATGCTTGAGAACGCTCACAACCTCGGCGCAGATTTCCGTGCACACGTTAAAACTCACAAAACCCTCGAGGGAACAGCACTGCAGCTCGGCACTGGCAAGTACAAGACTGATAAAATCGTTGTGTCGACGCTCAGAGAGGCGTGGGGTCTGCTGCCGCTTATCTCTAACGGCTTGATCAAGGACGTTCTTTTCAGCCTGCCGGTCGTTTCCAGCCGTCTGGAAGAGCTTGCAGATCTGAGCACCAAGGTTGAGAGTTTGCGTCTGATGGTGGACAACCTGGAACAGCTAGACATTTTGGCTGCTTTCAGCAAAAAACACTCGCTGTCGAAAAAATGGAGCGTcttcatcaaaatcaacatgGGCACCGATAGAGCAGGTTTCCTGCCTAGTTCGATTTccgagctgcttgaaaaaattctAAAGACAGACATCACCCAGACAGTCTCGCTCTACGGTTTTTACTGCCACGCCGGCCACTCGTACACGTCCAGAAACTTTGAGCAGGCACAATCTTTCTTAATTTCTGAGATCTCGAGCGTGAATGAGGCGTGCAAAGAGGCACTCAAGTTTGACAACTCACTAAAGCTCCAGATGTCGGTTGGCGCCACTCCAACGGCCCATgcggctgaaaaattcgATCTCAGCGCTGTGGGCCAGCTGTTTGGTAATCTCGAGCTCCATGCGGGAAACTACCCATTCTGCGACCTGCAGCAGCTAGCTACAGGCTGTATTGAGGTTTCTGATGTTGCCTGCAAAGTTATCGCGGAGGTTGTTTCCGCCTATCCTGGAAGAGGCTCCAAGGCTCCCGGCGAGCAGTTGATCAACGCTGGTGTTATAGCGCTGGCACGTGAGTCTGGCCCGCTGCCTGGGTTTGGAAAAATTGTGTCCCCACCAGGATACGAAAATTGGACTGTTGGACGGCTCAGTCAGGAGCACGGAATCTTGACGcctgtggaggagaaggacACAAAGCTGATTCCTACAGGCACCGTGGTCAGCATTATCCCACAGCACAGCTGTATCACGGCAGCATCGTATCCATGGTACTACGTTGTTGAAGATGGCAATACGGTCGTGGATATTTGGGTGCCATATAGAGGATGGTAG
- a CDS encoding sphingomyelin phosphodiesterase, giving the protein MLGSQQLCVYLSLTTRGRKSKTINFQETPTVAMLAKKTIQLLTLSTLALAQLEPRARLSSDQNSALDLLVPSLFGWQDLVSEIGQSIECTACQTALVAVNAAIDIIGEELTLEIVKDICQGFQKEDVCDGVVTELGPVVVKMITSSSDSLLGYGGQLICNSFLTTCPDFEPHTMDFTPSPVSDAVINYSSNATSENLLTILHISDIHYDPDYLVGSEADCDYPLCCEARTQESSTVKTPATRFGAYQCDVPLDLVESFGQNLEATIGGAPDFTLFTGDVPPHNVWYDNATTVTEAFQIYSTLAKYIKSPLYGTMGNHDTAPVNLLKPAEIGNLSNQWALGTLGSYFQQWLPASTVRQFEDSYGVYAVRPAPGLKLINLNTVDCYNFNFYILYNSGAKLDPNGQLQWLVNELSDSRLQNESVWIQTHIAPGDADCIVPWSNLYNSIVVEYSDIIKAQFFGHSHEDKFILNYDSQGKAIGVQYLAPSITTFTDLNTGYRVYKVDPKTYEIVDSLTYYADIAATGNSTPPKWQLEYSAREYYPSWPATSPLNATFWERVLQMFESNNTAFELYSKYMSKSSSASDICTTTGCKEQSIAQIKSGNTRNKYYAPLIELDSDANLTDVATAISSAKQETSSTALARRCLHL; this is encoded by the coding sequence ATGCTTGGGTCTCAACAATTGTGCGTTTACCTTTCATTGACTACACGTGGACGAAAGTCCAAAACTATAAATTTCCAAGAGACGCCTACGGTAGCTATGCTTGCAAAAAAGACCATCCAGCTTCTAACACTCTCAACTCTAGCTCTTGCACAGCTTGAACCCCGAGCAAGATTGAGCTCCGACCAGAATTCCGCTCTGGATCTACTCGTGCCGTCACTTTTTGGCTGGCAAGACCTGGTCTCCGAGATCGGGCAGAGCATCGAGTGCACGGCGTGCCAGACCGCCCTCGTGGCAGTGAACGCTGCCATTGACATCATTGGTGAGGAACTAACCTTGGAGATTGTTAAAGACATCTGCCAGGGTTTCCAGAAGGAGGACGTCTGCGACGGCGTGGTGACAGAGCTCGGCCCTGTGGTAGTTAAGATGatcaccagctcctccgACTCTTTACTCGGCTATGGCGGCCAGCTCATTTGCAACTCATTTCTTACTACCTGTCCGGACTTTGAGCCGCACACAATGGACTTTACGCCATCTCCCGTCTCCGATGCTGTCATCAACTACTCTTCCAATGCAACATCCGAAAACCTACTTACTATTTTACACATTTCCGATATCCACTACGACCCAGACTATCTGGTTGGCTCGGAGGCAGACTGCGACTATCCGCTGTGCTGCGAGGCGCGCACACAGGAGTCCAGTACCGTCAAGACCCCGGCTACCCGGTTTGGAGCGTACCAATGCGATGTTCCGCTGGACCTGGTGGAAAGTTTTGGCCAGAATCTGGAGGCCACCATTGGCGGAGCACCAGACTTTACGCTCTTCACAGGAGACGTCCCCCCACATAATGTCTGGTACGACAACGCGACGACTGTGACGGAAGCTTTTCAAATCTACAGCACGCTGGCAAAGTACATAAAGTCTCCGCTGTATGGCACAATGGGCAACCACGACACCGCCCCGGTGAATCTCCTGAAGCCAGCGGAAATCGGAAATCTCAGCAACCAGTGGGCGCTCGGCACCCTGGGCAGCTACTTCCAGCAATGGTTGCCTGCGTCCACCGTGCGGCAGTTTGAAGACTCCTACGGTGTATATGCTGTCCGTCCTGCTCCCGGCCTCAAGCTCATCAACCTCAACACTGTGGACTGCTACAACTTCAACTTCTACATCCTGTATAACAGCGGCGCGAAACTTGATCCAAACGGCCAGCTGCAGTGGCTAGTGAACGAACTAAGTGACAGCAGGCTACAAAACGAATCTGTGTGGATACAGACACACATTGCACCGGGAGACGCCGACTGCATCGTGCCTTGGTCAAACCTTTATAACTCCATCGTGGTGGAATATTCtgacatcatcaaggccCAATTCTTTGGCCACAGCCACGAGGACAAGTTTATTCTCAACTACGATTCACAGGGTAAAGCCATCGGCGTGCAGTACCTGGCTCCGTCCATTACCACCTTCACAGATCTTAACACTGGCTACAGAGTATACAAGGTGGACCCAAAGACGTACGAGATAGTCGACTCGCTAACGTATTACGCGGATATTGCTGCCACAGGAAACAGCACGCCACCAAAGTGGCAGCTTGAGTACTCGGCAAGAGAATACTATCCGTCGTGGCCGGCTACCAGCCCGCTTAATGCAACGTTCTGGGAGCGAGTGTTGCAGATGTTTGAGTCCAACAATACCGCCTTTGAGCTCTATAGCAAGTACATGTCCAAAAGCTCTTCGGCTTCCGACATATGCACTACGACCGGGTGCAAGGAGCAGTCCATTGCGCAGATCAAGAGTGGCAACACGCGAAACAAGTATTATGCTCCGCTCATCGAGCTTGACTCCGACGCCAATTTAACAGACGTTGCCACGGCCATTTCCAGTGCCAAACAGGAAACTTCTAGCACGGCCCTAGCCAGAAGGTGTTTACATCTCTAA
- a CDS encoding D-galactonate transporter, which translates to MNHGINHSTMDPKLHDTVDVVSLEQRVTDDKEHGAGEPVRVLDHKLERRICWKFDIRILPLITVMYLFNALDKGNISNAKTDKLDVDLGIKGQQWNNMLSIFYIPFVLCAFPLSLLIKRYNAANVIPCLITFYRRGELARRLSIFYAAANIANAFSGLLAFGLFQIKTERLHGWQILFLVEGGATVIVAVFAFFYLPRTVEKAAFLTEEERECAIWRIRTDSSSLSTEKVSLMDAIKVFKHPVAIAWMFEEIFIGVPLNSINNWFPQIIESLGKGTVMTNLYTVAPNVWGAVALIFWCFASDLLRVRSIFIVLAVASTLIGFVVFGCIDTQAHIGVAYFSCFLMTTGSSASSVLTSTWYNNNTPNENRRVVISAVGVPLANAAGLISTNIFRAKDAPKYVPALGITAGFGGAAIIAVTSILTFMVLDNRRRNRAQGVSWTYRDVPTYLLAEGPSNPNYRWMY; encoded by the exons ATGAACCATGGTATCAACCACTCAACCATGGACCCAAAACTGCACGACACAGTTGACGTTGTCTCTCTTGAACAGCGTGTCACAGACGACAAAGAACACGGCGCCGGCGAGCCGGTGCGCGTGCTCGACCACAAGCTCGAGCGTCGTATCTGTTGGAAGTTCGACATCAGGATCCTGCCACTCATCACCGTGATGTATCTGTTCAATGCGCTCGACAAGGGCAATATCTCCAACGCAAAAACAGACAAGTTGGACGTGGATTTGGGCATCAAGGGCCAGCAATGGAACAACATGCTCTCCATCTTCTACATCCCATTTGTGTTGTGCGCCTTCCCGCTCTCGCTTCTGATCAAACGATACAACGCCGCCAACGTGATTCCGTGCTTGAT TACGTTTTACCGGCGTGGCGAGCTGGCCAGACGGCTGTCGATTTTTTACGCCGCGGCCAACATCGCCAACGCGTTCTCCGGGCTGTTGGCATTTGGTTTGTTCCAGATTAAAACAGAAAGACTTCACGGGTGGCAGATTTTGTTTTTGGTCGAGGGTGGGGCAACCGTGATTGTGGCGGTGTTTGCGTTCTTCTACCTGCCGCGGACGGTCGAAAAAGCAGCCTTTCTcactgaagaagagcgcGAGTGCGCCATCTGGCGGATCCGCACTgactcgtcctcgctgtcCACCGAGAAAGTGTCGCTCATGGACGCCATCAAGGTGTTCAAGCACCCCGTCGCCATTGCGTGGATGTTCGAGGAGATCTTTATTGGAGTGCCGCTCAACTCCATCAACAACTGGTTCCCGCAGATCATTGAGTCGCTCGGCAAGGGCACCGTCATGACAAACCTGTACACGGTCGCGCCCAACGTGTGGGGGGCCGTGGCGCTAATTTTCTGGTGCTTTGCGTCGGACCTGCTGCGCGTGCGGTCCATTTTTATCGTCCTGGCCGTGGCCTCCACGTTGATCGGGTTCGTCGTGTTTGGCTGCATCGACACACAGGCGCATATCGGTGTGGCATACTTCTCGTGCTTCCTCATGACTACCGGctcgtcggcgtcgtcaGTGCTCACTTCCACGTGGTACAACAACAACACGCCGAACGAGAACAGAAGAGTGGTGATTTCTGCTGTCGGCGTGCCGTTGGCGAATGCTGCGGGGCTCATCTCGACCAACATCTTCCGCGCAAAGGATGCTCCGAAATACGTGCCTGCCCTGGGAATTACGGCCGGGTTTGGTGGTGCTGCCATTATCGCGGTGACCAGTATTTTGACGTTTatggtgctggacaacCGTCGCAGAAACAGGGCCCAGGGCGTCTCCTGGACGTACCGAGACGTCCCCACGTACTTGCTCGCTGAAGGACCTTCGAATCCAAACTACAGATGGATGTactaa